Part of the Bubalus bubalis isolate 160015118507 breed Murrah chromosome 9, NDDB_SH_1, whole genome shotgun sequence genome is shown below.
GtttcttttaagaagaaaatattttaacttccCTGGTTTTCCAGTGGTTAAACTTTGTGTTTCCAACGCAGGAAGCACaaattctatccctggttggggaaataagatcccacatgtggtgcCATGTggccataattttattttaatcaataaacaaaaattttaatttttaataaacaaaattattcaaCTTAtctcatattttaacattttatgagATAGGGGAAATTTTTAGGAATAAACATgatcctaaattaaaaaaaaatctctaaaagtaggaatatgaggaaaagtacattttttaaattatattctaacAAATTTCTATAATCAGCATAAATTACCTTTATAATTCAAAACTAATattaagcaaaattaaatataatcagaATTTCGGTAATAAAAActagatttattttatattacaatGAGTGTTATAATCCCAGAGCATTTCCCAGATTTACAGCCCAGTTCTAACTATGACTTGTTGTTgaatctcagatttttttttaaggaccacTCAgatttcattggagaaggcaatggcaccctactccagtactcttgcctggaaaatcccatggacggaggagcttggtaggctccagtccatggggtcgtgaagagttggacacgactgagcgacttcactttcacttttcactttcatgcattggagaaggaaatggcaacccactccagtgttcttgcctggagaatcccagggatgggggagcctggtgggctgccgtctatggggtcgcacagagtcagacatgactgaagtgacttagcatagcatagcagacTTCATTTGGCAATACAGTTTTTTAAACCACTGCTGCAGGAGACAGTTTTCCtgcctgtttgtttttaagaGGTAAAGTTTAATATTTGATTGAACATTGTCCAATTTTTTGGTTTCACCTGGCCAATTGGACAGTGCTCCATTGCAGGACAGTCATCAACTCACAAGAAGGGATCCctgcttgaattttttttaatagatcctAAATCccatgatgggcttcccaggtggctcagtggtaaagaatccacctaccaatgcaggagacatgggtttgatcccagagttgggaagatcccctggagaaggaaatggcaacccactccaatattcttgcctgggaaattccatgaacagaggagtctggcgggctacagtccatggggtggcaaagagtccaatacaactaagcaactaaacaaaaacaacaaagcccATTATAAGCCTCagttccttctgctgctgctgcttctgctaagtcacttcagtcgtgtccaactctgtgcgaccccatagacggcagcccaccaggctcccccatccctgggattctccaggcaagaacactggagtcggttgccatgtccttctccaatgcatgaaagtgaaaagtgaaagtgaagtcgctcagtcgtgcccgactcttagcgaccccatggactgcagcctaccaggcttctccatgagAGTACTATAAACCCTTTTTTCTGAAAACTGATTTGTAAAGAGTTTACTAGGCTTCTGCCTTCTAGCCAATGATGCTGAAAGTAGGCTATTAGCTGTTTTTTCTTTAACCTAGAGAAGATTTGTGAGGTGAAATTTTTTGCATAGCCATTTAAACAAttgcaataaaattgaaaatcaaaattttaaatgcaacagttttaaaatcagatttcaaCTGAGACAGTGACTGAATCTAGGGGAGAGGAAAAGCCACCTGTATGTATTAACATTTAGTAAGCAGATACCTGTCAAACACAGGAtaaaatgcacacacactgaTGCATTACTGGAGTGTCGTTTGTTTCAAACCTTTTGGAGAGGAATTTGAACCATATTCACCAAAAGACTGAAcatatttctgccctttatcctGATACTTTCTCTCATAAATCTGTCCTATTAGGAAGTAATCCTGAATACAGAAAGACGTTTATCTGATGTTTCATCCTCAAATATATCTGGTTAATAATAATACTGCTAAAGGATATGTTTACcagaaaaatgcatatattaaattTACAAACTCAAGATATAGTCAGATAATTTCAAACAGCATAAGCtatataaagaacaaaatgaaaataaaattaaagttaaaagtttgAGACCTCATGCTCTGGTTTCTCTTTATTTACAGATGGTGTAACCTCTTACCATCGAGTGACTGGAGTGGTGGGTCAGAGTGTCACTCTACCCTGCTACTATAATGGAGAAGTCACAAGCATGTGTTGGGGCCGAGGGGCATGTCCTTGGTTGAACTGTGGAACTAGCATCATCTGGACTGATGGATACAGAGTCACCTATCGGAGGGATGGACGTTATCAGCTAAATGGCAATATTCGTGGAAGGGATGTGTCTTTGACCATAAACAATGCTGCCGTGTCTGACAGTGGCTTGTATTGTTGCCGAATTGAGGTGAGAGGGTGGTTCAATGACATAAAAACCACCCTAGAGTTGAGGATCAATCCAGGTGAGCTTATCTTCCTATTTCTTTGATCACTTCCTGTGGGTTCCCAGAGATAAgagttttctttttgatattaactttcttttcctttagaagggaaagaaaagtttCCTATGATCTTGTTTTCTAATAACTCTTCAACTGAATATCTTGTGTttgtgtagctgctgctgctgttgctctaagtcgcttcagtcgtgtccgattctgtgcgaccccactgacggcagcccaccagactcccctgtccctgggattctccagcaaagaacactggagtgattgccatttccttctccaatgcatgaaagtgaaaagtgaaagtgaagtcgctcagtcgtgtccgactcttagcgaccccatgcactgtagcccaccaggttcctctgtccatgggattttccaggcaagagtactggagtggggtgccattgccttcttcatgttTTTGTGTAGAGTTAAGTGCTAAGACTAACCTTGATTCAAGACCATAggctagaggatcttcccagtcaGCAAACTGTCTCCTGAAGCAGTGCTTCAGGAACACTAGTTGGTTCATGAAAAAGCATTCACTGTTCCACACTGAGATACAGTGAGTATTTTTATGGagctgaatttcttcttcttgaaaATCTGACCTTTTCTCTGAGGTCAGTTCTTTGGAgaattttcaaatgttctttcttaacattttaaaCTCATAGAGAGTTTCACACGTATAAAACAGGTAATATAAGGTCCTgtctactgctgctactgctaagtcacttcagtcatgtccgactctgtgtgaccccatgacggcagcccatcaggctccactgtccctgggattttccaggcaaaacactggagtgggttgccatgtccttctccaatgcatgaaagtgaaaagtgaaagagaagtcgctcagtcgtgtccgaccctcagcaaccccatggactgcagcctaccaggctcctccatccatgggattttccaggaaagagtactggagtggggtgccattgccttctccgaaggtccTGTCAAATAGATGTATTATTTGGTTTTGACAATTGTCAACTCAATTTTGTTGCATATACATTGAAAGAGTCTATATAGTTTCATCCCCTCCCTCTACCCTTGGATTTTTTGAAGCAGAATTCACAGCATATCAtttctcagctggtaaagaatcagcctgcaatgcaggagacctggctttgatccgagttgggaagatcccctagagaagggaatggctacccagtccagtattatggcctggagaatcccatgaactctatagtccatggagtcacaaagagtagcatacaactgagtgactttcactttcactcacatcaTATCACTAAATtgcttgtttaaaaattaaaatcgcCCTATTGCAATATGAGAACATTTTAATCTCCGTAACTTTTCACTTTTGGCTTGTAAGAATTTTGTGAAATCCAAAATTCTTGGAAGTTTATGTTTTCCTATCTTGATATAGACACTTTAATTTTCCTTACCATTTGGTGAAAGGAGCAGGTTCTAAAGGATTTTTTGGTTTCTAATGCTCTTACATAGTAAATACTCTCCCACTAAAGTTTCTAATGAAAACAGAACCCCAATCAGAGCCTTTATAAGCTAGATCTCTTTTTTAGTTTAAATGAACTTGATATTTCAATTTCATAACTTCTCCTAACTTCATCAAAGACACTTAGCTTATTTGATGAAGGCAAGTAAAATCAGGTCAATTGTGATGCAGAAAATAGCTGACTCTGGGAAAACATCTAGGAGGCAATTTAAGAAAGCTGGTGCTATACACATGTGGCAGGAGGCTGTGTGTGGAGAAGAGATTATTTTTGGAGTTGTGAAATTATATGATTGGTccggaggaagaaagaaattaataggGGACATTTATAGTGCTTATAAATTCTTTAATAGATGAATATTTGCAAAGTCACAGCTCTGTCCAGTGGGAAACGAGTTCATAACTGAGCCAAAGTGACTCTCTACCTCCAACCCAATACTTTACTTAAGTTTTCTTGCACTTTTCAGAGATTGAGCTTACTTTCAACGTCTCTTAGGGCTCTTTCTTGGCAGCTTTTCCTAGCCTTAGTGTCCTAGCTTCTTCCTTAGGAAATATTtactcctgctactgctaagtcacttcagttgtgtccaactctgtgcgacctcatagagggcagcccatctggctcccccgtccctgggattctccaggcaagaacactggagtgggttgccatttccttctccaatgcatgaaagtgaaaagtgaaagtgaagtcgctcagtcgtgtctgaccctcaggacgccatggactgcagcctaccaggctcctccatccataggattttccaggcaagagtactggagtggggtgccattgccttctccgatttactCCTGAGCAAGACACATTAGTGAAACAAGATGATTAAATTTCCTCTTTGTTATACTCCTTTGATCAGATGTTTTTcttgcttcctctttttcttagGTTTTGTTTCAAACTGAAGGGAGGGGATTGAGACTGCACTGTTCTTCAAAATCTTTAACTACACTGTTAGACCCAGGTCAGCAAATTGTAGCCATAGGACCAGATCAGATTCTAAAATAAGCTcaccaacagtttttttttttttttttttaatgaataaaggtttattagaacacagccccatccattCATGTATATACTCTCTATGActgttttcagggcttccctggtggcatatgGCATCTGTGTTATCCAGCATATGTTAATGATGTGAATTAATCCACATTTAGGATGCAGATATGTTGGGAGGGTACCCTTAGAACTGACAGAAGCAAATGCTATTTGTTTGGTTAATAGTCTGGTTCTTGGGAACTACTATTTGGGTTCTAGTCATGTACTGCTGAGAGGACAAAGACAGCTTCAGGCTCTAGACACTTTCCCCTCCTTCACAGATGCTTATGAAGATATGTAAATCTGATATGTATGACTAGTCTGTACAAAGTGCTTCAACACAAATCCCATGTGTCATTTTTTAATGGCAACACCTCCTGAAATATCATCCTTTAAATGCCGTTGTTGCCTTGTTGTGACCATGTCTTCACTCCCTCCTCAGTCACAGATTCTAGTTGACCCATGACAAGAACTTGGAGTTCATGGGAGATAAGTGCTGAGTTCTGCCTGGGGACAGTGTGCTTGGTTGTGTTGGTGCACAGGCCCAGCACGAGTCTCTTGTTTCCTGCTGCTTGATGAATCCCTGCTTTCATGTTGATTTCTAGCTCCACCTACAACGACAACGACCACCACCACTACAACAACTACCAGCACTACTCCAACAACCACTACCACTACTCCAAGAACAACTACCACTACAAGGAAAACTCCCAACACTATTCCAAGAACAACCACCACTACAAGAAGGACAACTACCACCACTATTCCAAGAACAACCACTACAAGAAAGACCACTACCACCACTACTCCAAGAACAACCACTACAAGAATGACAACTCCCACCACTACTCAGAGAACAACCACTACAAGAAAGACAACTCCCACCACTACTCCAAGAACAACCACTACAAGAATGACAACTCCCACCACTACTCAGAGAACAACCACTACAAGAAAGACAACTCCCACCACTACTCCAAGAACAACCACTACAAGAAAGACAACTCCCACCACTACTCCAAGAAGAAACACTACAAGAAAGACACCTGCCACCACTAGAAAGACACTTGACACCACTACTCCAAGAAGAACCACCACTATAAGAAAGACAAGTACCACCACTACTCCAAGAACAACCACTACAAGAAAGACAAGTACCACCACTACTCCAAGGACAACCACTACAAGAAAGACAACTACCACCACTACTCCAAGAACcgctaccaccaccaccactactccAAGAACAACCACCGCTACTAGAAAGACAACCATTACTACTACTCCAagaaccactaccaccaccagcaCTACTGCAAGAACAATCACCACTACAAGAAAGACAACTACTACCACTACTCCAAGAAGAATCACTACAAGAAAGACACCTCCCACCACTACCCCAAGAAGAACCACTACAAGCAAGACAACAACTACTACTACTCCAAGAaccactatcaccaccaccactactcCAAGAACAACCACCACTACGAGAAAGACACCCATTACTACTACTCCAAGAATGACTACCACTACTCCAACAACCACCACTGCTACTCCCAAAACAATAACCACCATGACTCCAACAACCACCATGACTCcagcaaccaccaccaccacctccactactCCAAGAACAACCACCACTATGAGAAAGACAACCATTACTACTACTCCAAgaaccacaaccaccaccagcACTACTCCAAGAACAACCACCACCTCAAGAAAGACAGCCATTACTACTACTCAAAGAACCACTACCGCCACCAGCACTACTCCAAGAACAACCACCACTATAAGAAAGACAACCATTACTACTACTCCAAGAACCACTACCACTATTCCAACAACCACCACTACTACCCCCAAAACAATAACCAACATGACTCCAACAACTACCATGActccaacaaccaccaccaccatctcaacTACTCCAAGAACAACCACCTCTAAAAGAAAGACAACTGTTACTACTACTCCAAGAATGACTACCACCACTCCAACAACCACCACTACTACTCCCAGAACAATAACCACCACGACTTCAACAACAACCATGActccaacaaccaccaccaccaccacctccactactCCAAGAACAACCACCACTATGAGAAAGACAACCATCACTACTACTCCaacaaccactaccaccaccaccactactccAAGAACAATCACCACTACAAGAAAGACAACTATTACTACTACTCCAAGAATGACTACCACTCTTCCAACAACCACCACTACTACCCCCAAAACAACAACCACCATGActccaaccaccaccaccaccatctccactaCTCCAAGAACAACCACCACTATGAGAAGGACAACCAATACTACTACTCCAagaaccactaccaccaccagcaCTACTCCAAGAACAACCACCACTACGAGAAAGACAACTATTACTACTACTCCAAGAACCACTACCACTACTCCAACAACCACCATGActccaacaaccaccaccaccacctccacgaCTCCAAGAACAACCACCACTAAAAGAAAGACAAGCATTACTACTACCCCAAGAATGACTACCTCTACTCCAACAACCGCCACTACTACCCTCAAAACAACAACCATGActccaacaaccaccaccaccacctccactactCCAAGAACAACCACCACTACAAGAAAGACAACCATTACTACTATTCCAAGAACGACTACCACTACTCCAACAACCACCTCTACTACCCCCAAAAGGACAACCACCATGACTCCAACAACCACTGCAACCACCTCCACGACTCCAAGAACAACCACCACTACAAGAAAGACAACCATTACTACTACCTCAAGAATGACTACCACTATTCCAACAAGCAGCACTACTACCCCcaaaacaaccaccaccatgACTCCATCAACCCCCACCATCACTACTCCAAGAACAACCACCACTACAAGGACAACCATTACCACTACTCCAGCAATGACTACCACTATTCCAACAACCACCACTACTACCCCAAAAACAACCACCACGACTCCAACAACcataatcaccaccaccactactcCAAGAACAACCAAAACTACAAGAAAGACAACCATTATTACTACTTCAACAATGACTACAACTATTTCAAGAACCACTGCTACTACCCGAAAAACAACACCCACCACCAgtccaaccaccaccaccaccactactccAACCACAATGGTCACCACTGctccaacaaccaccaccactgctGTGCCAGCAACAATCAACACCACTACTCCAACCATGACAGTCACCACTGCTCCAGTGACAGCGAGGTCCTCTACTTCTGCTCCTCCAATGCCAGCACCCACAGAGGACCTCCAGCCAGGTAAGCAAAAGTACTTCTAagtgcagaagtttttaaagtAAGGATACGCACCATCCAGACATGGTGTTAAGGCAGATGTACAATCTAGGGTAGGGATTCTTAACAGGTTTCCAAACCTGGCTTCACAGAATCTGTGAACAACTTGTACCCTCTTATATTCATCTTTTGTATCTTTAAGCATTTTCAGAGTGAGAGGGACCTATGGTTTTTACTAGATTCTCAAAGGAATcattaatagcaaaaaaaaaaaaaaaatagccagacCACTGCTTGTGGACATCTAAGAAGGATGATACATTCGGCCCTGTTTAACATAGAATTATGAGGAAAAAATAAGAGTGCCAGAACAGGGCCAAGTGAATGAGACTCTGTCTTACAAGGAGCTCTGAATAGAgatcatttaatccattttgaagcCTAACCCAACACTTGAGGATACGATTTCGGTGAAGTTAATGCTTACTCTGTTTCCTCTGTCAGGAAACATGCTAACTGCTTTATAAGTATTAAGCCCCTTAATTCTTATGACAACcccaggactgatgctaaagctgaagctccaatgctttggccaccttatgcaaacagctgactcattggaaaagaccctgctgctgggaaagatggaaggcaaaaggagaagagggtggcagcgAATGAGATGGGTAGACAGTATtgctaactcaatggacatgagtttgagcaaactccaggagacagagaaggacagggaagcatggcatgctgcagtcatggggctggaaagagttggacacgacttagcagctgaacaacaaaagaagtataaaaagtgaaataattctgTTGTTAAGCTCTCAGATCATTATCAAGATCAGATTTATTCATGATAATGAAATGCTTACATTGCAGGGTAATACCTCAAGGACATCTATTAATACATTTCTAATATAGAGTCAAAGGGTAATTTCtgatttagttttgtttgttctttctgctGGGGGTGTAAATTCTCCTCCACTAATTGAACACTATTTTTCCGTTCTTGTCATTCCTATAGCTTCTTTATCTTCTCCAACTCAGACAGCAGAAAGCCAGCCTACTACCCTGTATGAAACAAACATAACCAGCTCACCATGGCACTCTTGTTCAACAGgtaacttcagtttctttcctgAACACCTGATAGCATtcaaattttgataaatattagcACATTGTTCAGAGCACATATTCTGAAATAAGGCAAGCGTGACTTGAATGCCAACAATGGCTATTCCACTCAGCTATGCAACTTGAACAAATGTCTTATAACCCTCTTTGAATCTGTTCTTATCCTTTGGAAAATGGGGGAAATATTACTTATTCTTACAAGCGTTATATGAGATAAAGATCTGGGGACACAGTTACAAGGTAAGTGATAGAGTGGCAACTATGACTGTTACTTAGAATATCCAGAAATACGTACATTTGAATGACACAGGCAGCTTGTATGATTTGGGATCATCCACATACATATCcacatttttctgaataaaatgaattagccttgtttttaaacttatttctaGGCATACTTCCCTGGACAGAGGCTTAAAACAATTAAATCCAAACTGGTCCAGACCAAACTGGTCACCTGTTTATGCTTCCTCTAAGCCCCAGAAACTACACAGAGTCAGGAGGTTCCCCTGCTGCCTTGTCGAGCTTTCATTTCACACAGACACTTTAAGTTGGGTTGAGGACATGGGCACCAGAGCCAAAGAGGCAGGGCCCACTAGGATTGTGCTATTCCACTCCCAGAGACTCCAGTTCTCCCTAGTTTTGGAAAGTCCATATTCTTTTGAGATGTAAGATTAGTCTGTTTTTCCTATAATGGAGAAAGATGATATTGAATTGTCATCTTTCCCAACTAATTCTCTTACCCATGGTGATAAATTTGGAGAGTGCCACATGTGAACCCCTTTGTAATGCAGAACTGGCTTATTTGTCCATGTGCCTGTGAAGCATCCAACAGGGTCAGATTTTGTAAGATTTTGTAAGACTTGTGTGTATGATTCATCATGCTCAGGAGTTGCTATAGGAGACCCCCAGGGTAGCCTACTTTGCCAATCATTCAAGGAAGCTCTTAATTGAAAATGAACATGCAGCAGGACTCAGAGAGGGACCAGTTTAATTGAAATTAGCTAATAGTGACATTTGGTTTTGAAAGTGGAATCCTTGGTGTGAAGTGTTTCTTGGCACAGAAACAAGGAGAAAGCAGATAAAAATACAGGTAAGAGCAGTTGGGGCAACTGCACCCCACACTTTTAGGCTAAGAGGAAGAACAAAGTAGAAAATGGGAAATTATTCTCTGAAATATGTCACTAAAACCTGGTCAAGTAGACTTGGCAGCATGGAACAGGCATTGCAGCAGCTGTGTCCCCACGACTTCTGTGACTGCTGCCATCTTGGCAGCATTTCTGAGGCCCTTCAGCCAAATCCTCACAGTGCCCGAGTCACACTTCAGTGGGTTAGAGCCTCACAAAGCCAAGAATGTTAGTCCAGGAGGAATTTTGGTTTTCATAGGGCCTGCACCTACCTTTTCAGATGCATGTGCCAGCAAATTGTTGTGCATTATTTGATTTAATTCTTTCAGGGCAGGTTTATTTCTTGCCATTGCCAGACTGAGGAGGACATTTAGTTCTACTTTAGACAAATAGCTTCCAATTCAACTGCCTGCCAATGGCAGTTTCAAGCTGCACGCCCATGGGCAACTTGTTTCATTCCTCACTACATGTTTGTAAGGAATGAAGGATAGGATATTTAGAAAATCCATTGCATGGTGTTCCTTCCCCATTGCTCCTATTGTTATATAGCAACATAATTGTGATACCTGATATTTGTTTAATATGGTGTTAAGCACCTTACATGCATCATCTAATGTGATAACTTTATGAGATGGGTGCTATCAACAGCTTGTAGTTCAAGGTTACCCCAGctagaaatataaatacatacatttacatgcatatgtatgtaatGTGTATGTAAAGGACATTGATCGAGGTCACATTGGTAAGTGACATGTCAGCACTGAAGTCAAGTTTCATCTGACTcaagtcctttttatttttttaaaaacatcactcATTCTATAGCTTAAGCATTTAAGGTTATAACGTAAGTCATACACAGAGACTAGACTGTAGACACTGTCTCTGGAAGAAGTAGTGTCAGAATGTTTAAATTGTAGATACAGTTGTGTAAACTGTTAAAATTTAGGGGGATATGGTTAGTTCATTTTCACTACCATTAGAACATGATGGTTTTATAGCTCTATCAGTAGTACGGGAATCTCTGAGACCTGCAGAATTTACATTGGATGGGAACATAGTGTGTGTGGTGGTTATAAGCTGAGGCTGTTGTCCTTTAGTAGAGTTGGAAACTTCAACCATTTCAGCACCTCATCTAAAATTTCGGATTCAGAAAATGGGTATAAGGATGTAAAGTGCTTGTATATAATAGATACTCAGCAAAGAGAAAATCCTGTATTTGACCTATAGTTGCTTAGAAGGGCCAACAGTATATGTTCTGTGGAACAAAAGAGATATTTCAAAACACTATTAAAATTTGGGCATTCAAAACTTTAAGGCATAGTATCCTTTTATATTGGGAGTTTAGGTAGTATAAGGTTACTGGTCTTGGGAGTGACGTAATATATTTCCTAAAGCACATTTGGATCAGTGTCTGGGCACACTGGCATATAATGTAGGAGTTGGATGCCACCTGTTTGAGGTATCTTAGTGCATTTCACTCACATTTTGAATGTAAAACCAATGTAATGTTCATTTTGAACAGAGTGGTTCTGCTCTTTGGATGTGTAATGACCTCTGAGCACTCACTGGAAGTTTCTGAGCTGCCATGAAAATTCTGATTATTTATCTGTAAGTGGTAATTTTTAACCTAGTTCTGACAATGGGCCACTCTGACTTGTCTAAAGTTGTCAGTAAATTTTCTGtgagcatgcatttttttttcccaatagggagaaaaaaaagggtTCATTTTCAAAGGGTCCATGACAAAATGGTTAAAAAGCACAACCTTACTagttaaattaataaatgttaggacggaggagcctggtaggctgcagtccatggggtcgcgaagagttggagacgacagcgacttcactttcacttttcactttcatgcattggagaaggaaatggcaacccactccagtgttcttgcctggagaaccccagggacgggggagcctggcaggctgccgtctatggggtcgcacagagtcggacatgactgaagcgacttagcagcagcagcagcagcagcagtaacttggTATTATATTTGTGATGCCTACAGCATTAGGCCATATAATTATTCAACTTTCCCTTCATTACCAGAAGGCAGTGTGAATATATTTGGTGTTCGCAGGAAAGTTCAATATCTTTGTAATtctcattaattttctttcttgttgagCAGATGGAAATGGCACCGTGACCCAGTCTCCAGATCCTCATTGGCATAACAATCAAACTGTAAGCATATTCCTTCCTATTTTATTAGCCTGATTCACTTATATGTCTCTTCTGGAATCAAGTTACAGTTAGAGATTATTATTGTCAGAGTAGTCCACAGATTGattctttctaatttaaaaaaataaaggaagaaacactTTGACTCTTAAATAGGGAtagtttaattaattttaaaagtctatataAATACACTACCTTGTTAGAAATAGCTGAAaagttatattttacttttgtattgTAGAtggacgctttactgtctgagccaacagggaagtcatATTTTACtttagacacacatatacacccaggACAGAATTTCTCCTgaccagaaaataagaaaaagagagtgaatTAATTCAGGCATAGTGACTTAACATTACATACCAAGAAAGACTTAGATCATTGTTAGAGAAATAACATGCCTTGAATTGATGTAGTGGAATGGGGGCCATCCCCACCAAAAATATTATGTCAGTGAAAGTGTGATTCCTTAAACATAGGCCCCCTAATATCCTTTTCCAATCCAATTTTCCTCCTATAGAGAAATtttgaggccactgctgagtctttctATATATAATCCTCCCCATATGATGACACATTAAGGTCCTAAGGTCTTCAAACTCTTTGATTCTGTAATTTGTTCTTGCATTTCCCCCACAATTAGCTTGGGAAAAATCCAAGGGACTACAGTCTCATGATGTTCATCAAAGCCTCATCTTTGTGTGTAAGTTAGAAGA
Proteins encoded:
- the LOC112587052 gene encoding mucin-2-like isoform X1, which encodes MHPWVAILGLLLLPDGVTSYHRVTGVVGQSVTLPCYYNGEVTSMCWGRGACPWLNCGTSIIWTDGYRVTYRRDGRYQLNGNIRGRDVSLTINNAAVSDSGLYCCRIEVRGWFNDIKTTLELRINPAPPTTTTTTTTTTTTSTTPTTTTTTPRTTTTTRKTPNTIPRTTTTTRRTTTTTIPRTTTTRKTTTTTTPRTTTTRMTTPTTTQRTTTTRKTTPTTTPRTTTTRMTTPTTTQRTTTTRKTTPTTTPRTTTTRKTTPTTTPRRNTTRKTPATTRKTLDTTTPRRTTTIRKTSTTTTPRTTTTRKTSTTTTPRTTTTRKTTTTTTPRTATTTTTTPRTTTATRKTTITTTPRTTTTTSTTARTITTTRKTTTTTTPRRITTRKTPPTTTPRRTTTSKTTTTTTPRTTITTTTTPRTTTTTRKTPITTTPRMTTTTPTTTTATPKTITTMTPTTTMTPATTTTTSTTPRTTTTMRKTTITTTPRTTTTTSTTPRTTTTSRKTAITTTQRTTTATSTTPRTTTTIRKTTITTTPRTTTTIPTTTTTTPKTITNMTPTTTMTPTTTTTISTTPRTTTSKRKTTVTTTPRMTTTTPTTTTTTPRTITTTTSTTTMTPTTTTTTTSTTPRTTTTMRKTTITTTPTTTTTTTTTPRTITTTRKTTITTTPRMTTTLPTTTTTTPKTTTTMTPTTTTTISTTPRTTTTMRRTTNTTTPRTTTTTSTTPRTTTTTRKTTITTTPRTTTTTPTTTMTPTTTTTTSTTPRTTTTKRKTSITTTPRMTTSTPTTATTTLKTTTMTPTTTTTTSTTPRTTTTTRKTTITTIPRTTTTTPTTTSTTPKRTTTMTPTTTATTSTTPRTTTTTRKTTITTTSRMTTTIPTSSTTTPKTTTTMTPSTPTITTPRTTTTTRTTITTTPAMTTTIPTTTTTTPKTTTTTPTTIITTTTTPRTTKTTRKTTIITTSTMTTTISRTTATTRKTTPTTSPTTTTTTTPTTMVTTAPTTTTTAVPATINTTTPTMTVTTAPVTARSSTSAPPMPAPTEDLQPASLSSPTQTAESQPTTLYETNITSSPWHSCSTDGNGTVTQSPDPHWHNNQTIAVLAQETWMSTNKGVYIGISVTVLALLVMFVVFWIRRSKSPQD